A stretch of the Candidatus Nealsonbacteria bacterium genome encodes the following:
- the atpD gene encoding F0F1 ATP synthase subunit beta — translation MANIGRITQVIGPVIDAEFSENLPEIYNALEVKKKDNRKLIFEVAQHIGANQVRAIALDSTDGLKRGEKITDTDSPIKVPVGNGVLGRMFNLLGEPIDEQGPVKTEKPKFYSIHRKPPSYNEQSTKTEIFETGIKVIDLICPFIKGGKIGLFGGAGVGKTVLLQELIRNTAIEHGGYSIFAGIGERTREGNDLYREMKESGVLAKTALVFAQMNEVPGARLRVGFSALSMAEYFRDEQGKDILLFIDNIFRFTQAGSEVSVLLGRMPSAVGYQPTLGTEMGELQERIASTKKGSITSVQAIYVPADDITDPAPATAFAHLDSTIVLSRELSELGIYPAIDPLDSGSTALDPRIVGQEHYKVAREVQRVLQRYKDLQDIIAILGMEELSEDDKLIVNRARKIQRFLSQPFSVAEAFTGRPGKYVSLRDTIAGFKEILEGRHDQKDEQVFYMKGDIKEAV, via the coding sequence ATGGCTAATATAGGAAGAATTACACAAGTTATAGGCCCGGTTATCGACGCAGAATTTTCAGAGAATCTCCCTGAAATTTATAATGCTTTAGAAGTGAAAAAGAAAGATAATCGAAAGTTGATTTTTGAAGTTGCTCAACATATCGGAGCTAATCAGGTGAGAGCAATTGCCCTGGATTCTACAGATGGATTGAAAAGAGGAGAAAAAATTACAGATACAGATTCTCCCATAAAAGTGCCGGTTGGCAATGGAGTTTTAGGAAGAATGTTTAATCTTTTAGGTGAACCGATTGATGAGCAAGGCCCGGTCAAAACAGAGAAACCCAAGTTTTATTCAATTCATCGTAAGCCGCCTTCTTATAATGAACAATCAACCAAAACAGAAATTTTCGAAACAGGAATTAAAGTTATTGATTTAATTTGCCCATTTATTAAAGGCGGCAAGATTGGTCTTTTCGGAGGCGCCGGTGTAGGAAAAACTGTTTTATTACAGGAACTTATTCGTAACACAGCAATTGAGCACGGCGGTTACTCAATTTTTGCCGGAATAGGCGAAAGGACAAGAGAAGGTAATGATCTTTATCGGGAAATGAAGGAATCCGGAGTTTTGGCAAAAACTGCTTTAGTTTTTGCCCAGATGAATGAAGTTCCGGGAGCCAGATTAAGAGTTGGTTTTTCAGCACTCAGTATGGCCGAATATTTCAGAGACGAACAGGGTAAAGATATATTGTTATTTATTGACAATATTTTCCGATTTACCCAGGCAGGTTCTGAGGTTTCAGTCCTTTTGGGTAGAATGCCTTCTGCCGTAGGATATCAGCCAACTTTAGGAACTGAAATGGGTGAATTACAAGAAAGAATAGCTTCAACCAAGAAAGGTTCTATTACTTCGGTTCAAGCGATTTATGTGCCGGCAGATGACATTACTGATCCTGCTCCTGCAACTGCTTTTGCTCACTTAGATTCAACGATTGTTTTATCCCGTGAATTATCAGAACTCGGAATTTATCCTGCCATTGATCCCTTAGATTCAGGTTCCACTGCTTTAGACCCAAGAATAGTGGGACAGGAACACTACAAAGTTGCTCGTGAAGTCCAAAGAGTGCTGCAGCGTTATAAGGACTTGCAGGACATTATCGCCATTTTAGGAATGGAAGAGCTGTCAGAGGATGATAAACTAATTGTAAATCGAGCCAGAAAGATTCAAAGGTTTTTATCTCAGCCTTTTTCTGTGGCCGAGGCTTTCACTGGAAGGCCGGGTAAATATGTATCTCTTCGGGATACGATCGCAGGTTTCAAAGAGATTCTCGAAGGAAGGCATGATCAGAAAGATGAGCAGGTTTTTTACATGAAAGGTGACATTAAGGAAGCGGTTTAA
- the atpC gene encoding ATP synthase F1 subunit epsilon → MFPLFIIALDKVLFEGKTNSVTLPGSEGELTILKNHIPLITPLKKGNIKLKTKKEELNFRINGGVLEVKPEKVVVLTIP, encoded by the coding sequence ATGTTCCCATTGTTCATTATTGCTTTAGATAAAGTCTTATTTGAGGGAAAAACCAACTCTGTAACTCTTCCCGGTTCAGAGGGGGAATTAACTATTCTAAAAAATCATATACCGTTAATTACTCCATTAAAGAAAGGTAATATTAAACTCAAAACCAAGAAAGAAGAATTGAATTTTAGAATCAACGGTGGCGTCCTTGAGGTTAAACCCGAAAAAGTAGTAGTTTTAACAATTCCTTAA
- a CDS encoding peptidylprolyl isomerase, with product MNKIYIFFILIILILGGYFFIVQNRGEESMDRNIITPLDTNMIATMQTNFGEIKLELFSSDAPKTVENFIKLAESGFYDGVKFHRVIKGFMIQGGDPLSKDNALKDRWGTGGPGYTFSDEIHSKNRNVVGTISMANAGPNTNGSQFFINTNDNNSLDNKHTVFGKVITGIDIVENIENVATEGPDRPVDDVIIESIKITSN from the coding sequence ATGAATAAAATCTATATTTTTTTTATATTAATAATTTTAATTTTGGGGGGTTATTTTTTCATTGTCCAAAATAGGGGAGAGGAATCCATGGACCGTAATATTATAACTCCGCTCGACACTAATATGATTGCGACAATGCAGACTAATTTTGGTGAGATTAAATTAGAGCTTTTCTCGTCTGATGCGCCAAAAACAGTCGAGAATTTCATTAAGCTTGCTGAGTCAGGTTTTTATGATGGCGTAAAATTCCACCGAGTGATTAAAGGGTTTATGATTCAAGGTGGCGATCCTCTCAGTAAAGACAATGCTTTGAAAGATAGATGGGGAACAGGGGGGCCCGGCTATACTTTCTCAGATGAAATCCACTCAAAGAACCGTAATGTTGTAGGCACCATTTCCATGGCCAATGCTGGACCAAACACAAATGGCAGTCAGTTTTTTATCAATACTAATGATAATAACAGTCTCGATAACAAGCATACTGTTTTCGGTAAAGTAATAACAGGGATTGATATCGTTGAAAATATTGAAAATGTAGCCACAGAAGGTCCGGACCGTCCGGTCGATGATGTAATTATCGAAAGTATTAAGATAACAAGCAACTAA
- a CDS encoding UMP kinase: MNQRKKRKFIIALGGSIAFPEKINTSFLRKFYLFIKKEIKKGNKFIIVCGGGKITRKYQKAASNITKVLDEDKDWLGIHATRLNAHFLRTLFRKESNEVVFDNRFKLKGFGRYSIIIGSGWEPGWSTDFVAIQIAGDFKIDHVIILGKPAYVYTADFEKDRKARPIKRLTWKDYCQLIPSDWKPGLNTPVDPMAARLAERKNIKVIVANGKDLNNLGKILKGEEFEGTILSRQSDI; the protein is encoded by the coding sequence ATGAATCAGAGAAAAAAAAGAAAATTTATTATTGCTTTGGGTGGATCAATTGCCTTTCCGGAAAAAATAAATACTTCCTTTCTTCGGAAGTTTTATCTGTTTATAAAAAAAGAAATTAAAAAAGGTAATAAATTTATTATTGTGTGCGGAGGAGGGAAGATTACCAGAAAATATCAGAAGGCTGCTTCAAACATAACGAAAGTTTTAGATGAGGACAAGGATTGGCTGGGAATTCATGCTACTCGCCTCAATGCCCATTTTTTAAGAACATTATTTAGAAAGGAAAGTAATGAGGTTGTTTTTGACAATCGCTTTAAGCTTAAAGGGTTCGGAAGATACTCAATAATAATTGGATCTGGGTGGGAGCCAGGTTGGTCAACTGATTTTGTTGCTATTCAAATTGCCGGAGATTTTAAGATTGACCATGTTATAATTTTAGGGAAACCCGCCTATGTTTACACCGCTGATTTTGAAAAAGACAGGAAAGCACGACCTATTAAGAGATTGACCTGGAAAGATTATTGTCAACTTATTCCTTCTGACTGGAAGCCGGGCCTTAATACTCCGGTTGATCCTATGGCAGCAAGGCTGGCGGAGAGAAAAAATATTAAGGTTATTGTGGCCAATGGGAAAGATTTAAATAATCTGGGAAAGATTTTAAAAGGCGAGGAATTCGAAGGAACTATTTTATCTCGGCAGTCAGATATATAA
- a CDS encoding NAD(P)/FAD-dependent oxidoreductase: protein MKYDVAVIGGGPAGMIAAGRAGETGARVIIIEKNNILGKKLLITGKGRCNITQAKFDGKDLADKFGREGRFLLYGFSVFGPKQVVDFFENLKLKTKIERGGRIFPKSDKASDVLQVLRSRLIKNGVKILAGKTVKKIIKKNNKIGAIVLENGEEITADKYIIATGGKSYPTLGSSGNGFGWAEDLGHTIVELKPALTPIKIKERWPKQAQGLSLKNVLIIVYQNNKKQDSRFGELLFAHFGITGPIILDVSKKVGELLNPPAARGKVKMTLDLKPALDFEKLDKRLQRDFIKFKKKLFKNSLNDLLPKKLINIIVKLSGIDENKLVDEITKNERHKLVKLLKGMEMTPVELLGFDKAIITSGGVSLKEVDAKTMKSKIIDNLYFAGEILNLDGPTGGYNLQVCWSTGYVAGNSATKFSRP, encoded by the coding sequence ATGAAATACGACGTGGCAGTGATTGGAGGAGGTCCTGCCGGGATGATTGCGGCAGGAAGAGCAGGCGAGACAGGAGCCCGCGTTATTATAATTGAAAAAAATAATATTTTAGGCAAAAAACTTTTAATTACCGGAAAGGGCAGGTGCAACATCACTCAAGCCAAATTTGATGGCAAGGATTTAGCTGATAAATTTGGAAGAGAGGGCAGGTTTTTATTGTATGGATTTTCTGTTTTTGGGCCCAAACAAGTTGTTGATTTTTTTGAAAATTTAAAACTGAAAACAAAAATAGAAAGGGGTGGAAGAATTTTTCCAAAAAGCGACAAAGCGAGTGATGTTTTGCAGGTCTTGAGAAGCCGTCTGATTAAAAACGGAGTCAAAATATTAGCGGGCAAAACGGTTAAAAAAATTATTAAAAAGAATAATAAAATAGGAGCTATTGTTTTAGAGAACGGAGAAGAAATTACTGCTGATAAATATATTATTGCAACCGGAGGAAAGTCATATCCAACCCTCGGATCTAGCGGAAACGGCTTTGGGTGGGCAGAAGATTTGGGACATACAATCGTAGAATTAAAGCCGGCATTGACTCCAATAAAAATAAAAGAAAGATGGCCGAAGCAGGCGCAGGGATTAAGTTTAAAAAATGTTTTAATAATCGTTTATCAAAACAATAAAAAGCAGGATAGTAGATTTGGAGAATTGCTTTTTGCTCATTTTGGAATAACCGGCCCGATTATTTTGGATGTCAGTAAAAAAGTTGGAGAGCTTTTAAATCCGCCGGCAGCCAGAGGAAAAGTTAAGATGACCCTGGATTTAAAACCAGCATTGGATTTTGAAAAACTAGACAAGAGATTGCAAAGAGATTTTATAAAATTTAAAAAGAAATTATTCAAGAATTCTTTGAATGATTTGCTTCCGAAAAAGCTTATAAATATTATCGTGAAGCTGTCTGGTATTGATGAAAATAAATTAGTTGATGAAATCACAAAAAACGAACGCCATAAATTAGTAAAATTACTAAAAGGAATGGAAATGACACCTGTGGAATTATTAGGATTTGATAAAGCAATAATCACTTCCGGGGGAGTTTCTTTAAAGGAAGTAGACGCTAAAACAATGAAATCCAAAATAATCGATAATTTATATTTTGCAGGCGAAATACTTAATCTTGATGGGCCTACGGGAGGGTATAATTTGCAGGTTTGTTGGAGTACGGGATATGTTGCAGGGAATTCCGCAACCAAGTTCTCTCGGCCGTAG